In a genomic window of Epinephelus lanceolatus isolate andai-2023 chromosome 3, ASM4190304v1, whole genome shotgun sequence:
- the odam gene encoding uncharacterized protein odam, translated as MKLQTALLLVCLFKTSFALPVQIGIIASNSNELLRLNGLTFATLGQTQASSLIPQYVLQQQQPEVLLTPQVVNLNPQVTGPFGPQGPQLFLPNQGNQLTPVILPNGQQEQLGPPQDPNNPTIPQQVQNPVQMFPNFQYPSYRYPQFPRQQGFPYFLPPYGYPQQRNTAVLQPNNGQQKLERTTQRPQLPLQQASQPKVQTERTWPLGTQKETTTIPPDPRGDTSGPGVDEGRSNFPFLFEP; from the exons ATGAAGCTGCAGACTGCCCTTCTGTTGGTCTGTCTATTCAAGACAAGCTTTGCTCTTCCA GTACAGATTGGAATCATCGCAAGCAACAGCAATGAG CTCCTACGACTGAATGGACTAACTTTTGCAACACTTGGACAAACACAG GCGTCTTCACTAATACCCCAGTatgtgctgcagcagcagcagcccgaGGTGCTGCTCACCCCACAGGTGGTGAACTTGAACCCGCAAGTGACCGGCCCCTTCGGTCCCCAGGGGCCTCAGCTGTTTCTCCCCAACCAGGGCAACCAGCTAACGCCTGTGATCCTCCCCAACGGCCAGCAAGAGCAGCTTGGACCTCCACAGGATCCCAACAATCCTACTATCCCTCAGCAGGTCCAAAACCCTGTTCAG ATGTTTCCAAATTTCCAGTATCCATCTTATAGATATCCTCAATTTcccagacagcag GGCTTCCCTTACTTTTTGCCTCCATACGGCTACCCCCAGCAGAGGAACACTGCCGTGCTGCAGCCGAACAACGGTCAGCAAAAGCTGGagagaaccacacagagaccACAGCTCCCTCTGCAG CAGGCCTCCCAGCCTAAGGTACAAACAGAAAGA ACCTGGCCACTGGGGACACAGAAAGAGACGACCACAATTCCTCCTGATCCTCGTGGCGACACATCTGGCCCAGGAGTTGATGAG GGTCGCTCCAACTTCCCCTTCCTGTTTGAGCCTTAG
- the LOC144462474 gene encoding uncharacterized protein LOC144462474, whose protein sequence is MFCLLWLILQTLAVVVEGGVSSGSAEALANGGVNNNGAAAGNSANKGAQNGVPLNGEPLVGRLVQLGGSFFLQPVGNQVGQQLIPIGALQQGGTFAVVQAGAASVNPQVTQSARGQPVTLFAVVPQGNAGGNQQGALLTTGQVQLISVAGLNSQQQQPGAAGGRAAGRVRFQRSVAARLRRTQSPVMKAVEAEEVEENSGMEMEMEMEEKQAK, encoded by the coding sequence ATGTTCTGCTTACTGTGGCTTATCCTCCAGACCTTGGCTGTTGTGGTGGAGGGTGGTGTGTCTTCAGGGAGTGCTGAGGCACTCGCCAATGGGGGAGTGAATAATAATGGAGCAGCAGCTGGCAACAGTGCCAACAAAGGGGCTCAAAATGGGGTCCCACTAAATGGTGAACCCCTCGTGGGACGCTTAGTCCAACTCGGTGGCTCGTTTTTCCTCCAGCCAGTCGGGAACCAAGTAGGTCAGCAGCTAATTCCCATTGGAGCTCTCCAACAAGGTGGGACCTTTGCTGTGGTGCAGGCAGGTGCAGCCAGTGTGAACCCACAAGTGACTCAGAGTGCCAGGGGTCAGCCGGTCacactgtttgctgtggtgccACAGGGGAATGCTGGAGGAAACCAACAGGGTGCCCTGTTGACTACTGGCCAGGTGCAGCTGATCTCAGTGGCCGGGCTgaacagccagcagcagcagccaggcgCTGCTGGTGGGAGGGCGGCTGGCAGAGTGAGGTTTCAGCGTTCAGTGGCAGCTCGCCTCAGGAGGACACAGTCTCCGGTGATGAAGGCGGTGGAAGCTGAGGAGGTGGAAGAGAACTCTgggatggagatggagatggagatggaggagaagcaAGCAAAATGA
- the sparcl1 gene encoding SPARC-like protein 1, which yields MRACLVFLCFLAATFALSVKSKPHGKHHGLHKTSHTAKEKDVITEEANKPQILPTLVTFEASSQEQEDEELSSQDNANANKEEGEFEVSERSDKTTAVLLSEEELVDLLKKEAEEEQEAEERVLEEEEEEVEMDKGKAESGEAVETTEDKEVEERKMDDKLEVEGDDKEVTDEAEEGVKEDMLEKEEEEEVENMSLEEKKEKSVEKTADKEVQGAFLEEIDGSTDSEIPADLDYAADSGILQPLQIVSAKIKPHPDDTLPDSKPDVKVKKDGEKELPIITDDYEQDVQNTEAVDSEEESDQDKDSQAISKDVDKKEPEANADPHEPKSTTEFESGSRTAGKEEEKSKNESGSHTKGKTRKQKKNKRARKHSPQSEETQSGQEQTQQDPQVSEGSSIDNTVQKAKRRRAGKWGPLVGMNPVQIRATVDLYPSSRPPLGGGVHHPEAPADPCDNFPCKRGKTCKLDADNKPGCVCQEPSECPPSVNDFDHVCGTNNKTYATSCELFATKCKLEGTKRGHRLHLDYTGPCKVIPPCVDTELVQFPLRMRDWLKNVLLQLYEHDSMTPGFLTPKQRFRVKKIFESERRLHAGDHSVELLAQDFEKNYNMYIYPVHWQFAQLDQHPSDRVLSHSELAPLRVPLVPMEHCTSRFFQECDADKDKQVSFKEWTSCFGIKNDDMDANLLF from the exons ATGAGGGCCTGCTTGGTATTCCTTTGCTTCCTGGCAGCAACATTTGCCCTGTCT GTAAAGAGTAAACCTCATGGAAAACATCATGGATTGCACAAGACTTCACATACAGCCAAAGAAAAG GACGTTATCACAGAGGAGGCCAACAAGCCACAGATCTTACCCACTTTAGTCACGTTTGAGGCCAGCAGCCAGGAGCAGGAAGATGAAGAACTGAGCTCCCAAGACAATGCTAACGCTAACAAGGAGGAGGGAGAGTTTGAGGTGTCTGAGAGGAGCGACAAAACGACTGCAGTCCTGCTGAGCGAGGAGGAGCTGGTGGACCTCCTGAAGAAGGAAGCAGAAGAAGAGCaggaagcagaggagagagtgctagaggaagaagaagaagaagtggagATGGACAAAGGCAAGGCGGAGTCTGGTGAGGCTGTGGAGACCACTGAGgacaaggaggtggaggagaggaagatggaCGACAAACTGGAAGTGGAGGGAGATGATAAAGAGGTGACAGATGAGGCGGAAGAAGGAGTAAAGGAAGATATgctggagaaagaggaggaagaagaggtggAAAATATGTCACTCgaggaaaagaaggaaaagTCAGTTgaaaaaacagcagacaaagaggTACAAGGGGCATTTCTGGAGGAGATAGATGGAAGCACAGATTCAGAGATTCCAGCTGATCTTGACTACGCTGCCGATAGTGGCATCTTACAACCTCTCCAGATTGTATCTGCTAAAATAAAACCCCACCCTGATGACACACTGCCTGATTCAAAACCAGATGTTAAAGTGAAGAAAGACGGTGAGAAAGAACTGCCCATCATAACAGATGACTATGAACAGGACGTTCAAAACACTGAGGCAGTGGACAGTGAGGAGGAGTCTGATCAAGACAAAGACTCACAGGCAATATCTAAAGATGTCGATAAGAAAGAACCTGAAGCAAACGCAGACCCTCATGAACCAAAAAGCACTACAGAGTTCGAGTCAGGTTCCCGAACGGCTggaaaggaggaagagaaaagtAAGAACGAGAGTGGCAGTCACACCAAGGGAAAGACAAGGAAGCAAAAGAAGAACAAGAGGGCAAGGAAGCACTCTCCACAGAGCGAGGAAACACAGTCTGGACAGGAACAGACCCAACAGGATCCTCAGGTGTCTGAGGGCAGCAGCATTGACAATACAGTCCAAAAGGCAAAGAGGAGAAGGGCAGGAAAATGG GGTCCTTTGGTAGGAATGAATCCAGTGCAGATAAGAGCCACGGTAGATCTCTACCCCAGTTCCAGACCCCCTCTTGGTGGAGGCGTCCATCACCCAGAAGCCCCTGCTG ATCCATGCGACAATTTTCCCTGCAAACGTGGAAAGACGTGTAAACTTGATGCAGACAATAAGCCAGGCTGTGTGTGCCAAGAGCCGTCTGAATGTCCTCCCAGTGTGAACGACTTTGATCAT GTTTGTGggaccaacaacaaaacatatgCTACGTCATGTGAACTCTTTGCTACTAAATGCAAGCTGGAGGGCACTAAGAGAGGACACAGACTTCATCTGGACTACACTGGGCCATGCAAAG taATACCTCCTTGTGTGGACACGGAGCTGGTCCAGTTTCCTCTACGAATGAGAGACTGGTTGAAAAATGTACTGCTGCAGCTCTATGAACATGACTCCATGACTCCTGGCTTCCTCACGCCTAAACAGCGTTTTAGA GTGAAGAAAATTTTTGAGAGTGAGCGGCGTCTTCATGCTGGTGATCACTCCGTTGAGCTGCTCGCGCAGGACTTTGAGAAGAACTACAACATGTACATCTACCCAGTGCACTGGCAGTTTGCACAACTGGACCAACACCCTTCTGACAG AGTCTTGTCCCACTCAGAGCTGGCTCCACTGCGAGTCCCTCTGGTGCCGATGGAGCACTGCACCTCCCGCTTCTTCCAAGAGTGCGACGCTGACAAGGACAAGCAGGTGTCCTTTAAAGAGTGGACCTCCTGTTTTGGTATCAAGAACG ATGATATGGATGCCAACCTGCTATTCTGA
- the scpp9 gene encoding secretory calcium-binding phosphoprotein 9, with amino-acid sequence MLAAMNAMNGGMMGGMGGLGGMGGMGGMGGLGGMGGMGGMMANGGVNPGMMAGGLNPPMVAGGGAGFIGQPQFAQFVPGVSAYAAPAPIPQVYAVPAVGGFPYMGAPQVAQMAPQQPLMGITGGAVQQQPPLQPDPLRRFRRQIMKQDNPLKTTVDTQIPAPTGTTTTTPPCDDHHDDY; translated from the exons atgCTGGCGGCTATGAATGCAATGAATGGAGGAATGATGGGAGGTATGGGAGGTCTAGGAGGGATGGGAGGTATGGGAGGTATGGGAGGTCTAGGAGGGATGGGAGGGATGGGAGGTATGATGGCAAACGGAGGAGTAAACCCTGGGATGATGGCTGGAGGCCTGAACCCACCCATGGTTGCTGGTGGTGGGGCTGGTTTCATCGGGCAGCCGCAGTTTGCTCAG TTTGTTCCTGGAGTTTCTGCTTATGCTGCACCGGCCCCCATTCCCCAAGTGTACGCTGTCCCTGCAGTCGGTGGG TTTCCTTATATGGGAGCTCCTCAGGTGGCACAAATGGCTCCTCAGCAGCCTCTGATG GGGATCACGGGTGGTGCAGTGCAACAGCAGCCTCCTCTTCAGCCTGATCCACTCAGAAGATTCAGG CGTCAGATTATGAAACAGGACAACCCCTTGAAGACCACTGTGGATACTCAG ATTCCAGCTCCTACTGGCACAACAACCACAACCCCTCCCTGCGACGATCATCATGACGATTATTAA